One segment of Geomonas ferrireducens DNA contains the following:
- a CDS encoding M16 family metallopeptidase, producing the protein MKIVSRWVVALVILVNASICFGQGLAERVQEHTLKNGMKLLMVERHNSPTVAAWIRFKVGSVDERSDERGLAHLLEHMLFKGTKTLGTRDYKAEKPLLDKIELTAQELLAEKNKRDEADPKVIEKLTAELKRLEKEAEQYVVKEEFADIYSRNGGAGYNAFTSKDGTTYLINIPANKLELWAAIESDRMQNAVLREFYTERSVVMEERRRSYDAEPEGKLWETFLADAFNAHPNGQPTIGWMSDIENLTRTKAENFLHKYYAPNNAIVAIVGDIDPKQTIALVERYFGGIKPGTPVPPVAVQEPEQSGEKRTEVIGDAEPEVMIGFHKPTLPAPDDYVFDVIDMLLTSGRTSRLYKKLVLEKQLVTSVSSFGAPGSRYPNLFIISATPRAPHTVAEVEAAIYQELDRLKTEPMTHEELQQILNQLEFEESRQMASNGGLARNLTEYEAIAGTWRYLIEHRQKVAKITPEDVMRVAKQYFTRQNRNVGFITKAEAAQ; encoded by the coding sequence ATGAAGATAGTGTCCAGATGGGTTGTTGCCCTCGTCATCCTCGTCAACGCGTCGATATGCTTTGGGCAGGGGCTCGCCGAGCGGGTGCAGGAGCACACCCTCAAAAACGGCATGAAGCTCCTGATGGTGGAGCGCCACAATTCCCCCACCGTGGCGGCGTGGATCCGTTTCAAGGTTGGGAGCGTGGACGAGAGAAGCGACGAGCGCGGGCTTGCCCACCTCCTGGAGCACATGCTCTTCAAGGGAACCAAGACGCTCGGCACCAGGGACTACAAAGCGGAGAAGCCGCTTCTGGACAAGATCGAACTGACCGCGCAAGAGCTGCTGGCGGAAAAGAACAAGCGCGACGAAGCCGATCCGAAGGTGATCGAGAAACTGACCGCGGAGCTTAAGCGCCTTGAGAAGGAGGCGGAGCAGTACGTCGTGAAGGAGGAGTTCGCCGACATCTACTCCCGAAACGGCGGCGCCGGCTACAACGCCTTCACCAGCAAGGACGGCACCACCTACCTCATCAACATCCCGGCCAACAAGCTGGAGCTGTGGGCCGCCATCGAATCGGACCGGATGCAGAACGCGGTGCTGAGGGAGTTCTACACCGAGCGCTCCGTCGTGATGGAGGAGCGGCGCCGCTCCTATGACGCTGAACCGGAAGGGAAACTGTGGGAGACCTTCCTCGCCGACGCCTTCAACGCGCACCCGAACGGGCAGCCGACCATCGGCTGGATGTCCGACATCGAGAACCTCACCCGTACCAAGGCGGAGAACTTCCTGCACAAGTACTACGCCCCCAATAACGCCATCGTCGCCATCGTCGGGGACATCGATCCGAAGCAGACCATCGCCCTCGTCGAGCGCTATTTCGGCGGCATCAAGCCGGGGACCCCGGTCCCCCCCGTCGCGGTCCAGGAACCGGAGCAGTCGGGCGAGAAACGGACCGAGGTGATCGGCGACGCCGAGCCCGAGGTGATGATCGGCTTCCACAAGCCGACCCTGCCGGCGCCCGACGACTACGTCTTCGACGTCATCGACATGCTTCTCACCAGCGGCCGCACCTCGCGCCTTTACAAGAAACTCGTCCTAGAGAAGCAGCTCGTCACCTCCGTCTCCTCGTTCGGAGCACCCGGGAGCCGCTACCCCAACCTCTTCATCATCAGCGCGACGCCGCGCGCGCCGCACACGGTGGCCGAAGTGGAGGCGGCGATCTACCAGGAACTCGATCGCCTGAAGACCGAGCCGATGACGCACGAGGAGCTGCAGCAGATCCTGAACCAGCTCGAGTTCGAGGAGTCGCGCCAGATGGCCTCCAACGGCGGCCTCGCGCGCAACCTCACCGAGTACGAGGCGATCGCCGGAACCTGGCGCTACCTCATCGAACACCGTCAGAAGGTGGCGAAGATCACGCCCGAGGACGTCATGCGCGTTGCCAAACAGTACTTCACCCGCCAAAACCGCAACGTCGGCTTCATCACGAAGGCCGAGGCCGCGCAGTAA
- a CDS encoding M16 family metallopeptidase, with translation MIRKYLSRFVLLSALALCTAGSLVSEAGAARSGTIAESKTQKVTQAPTQVQPPANPRNMTFPPLKFQLPKSERVQLKNGMIVYLLQDHELPIVNLTAYLNAGSVYEPEAKTGLASLTGAVLRSGGTLKTPADKLDRELEFMASSIESGINSDNASVSLATLSKNLDRTLTLFAEVVREPAFDPERVALAKSHAIEGIRRQNDDPKGIAGRELARAIYAGHPLGRIPTIATVNAITRQDLIDYHRRYFYPANMIVAVSGDFDRAELLKKLEGLFGDWPNQTAPFPAVPAPREEMTPAVLHVQKEVNQSVIRMGHLGIDKNNPDLYALKVMEYILGGGFTSRLTQEIRSNQGLAYNVDAYFEVGRRFKGPFIAETETKVDSTARTIKLLDSIINGMTQSEVSEAELKLAKDSIINSFIFAFEKSSSVVTQQARLEFYGYPKGYLENYRDNIARVTRADVLRVAKKYLAPENMKLVVVGDQKKFDQPLSTFGKVQEIKLNNN, from the coding sequence ATGATTCGAAAATACCTTTCCCGTTTCGTGCTGCTGAGCGCCCTCGCCCTTTGCACCGCCGGTTCGTTGGTATCTGAGGCGGGCGCGGCCCGCTCCGGCACCATCGCCGAGTCAAAGACGCAGAAGGTGACACAGGCACCGACCCAGGTGCAGCCCCCGGCGAACCCGCGCAACATGACCTTCCCGCCGCTCAAGTTCCAGCTACCGAAGAGCGAAAGGGTGCAGCTCAAAAACGGCATGATCGTCTACCTGCTGCAGGACCACGAGCTCCCCATCGTGAACCTCACCGCGTACCTGAACGCCGGGAGCGTCTACGAGCCGGAAGCGAAGACCGGCCTTGCCTCTTTGACCGGCGCGGTGTTGAGAAGCGGCGGGACCTTGAAGACCCCGGCCGACAAGCTCGACCGCGAGCTGGAATTCATGGCCTCGTCCATCGAGTCCGGCATCAACTCGGACAACGCGAGCGTCTCGTTGGCCACCCTCTCGAAGAACCTCGACCGCACCCTCACCCTCTTCGCCGAGGTGGTCCGGGAGCCGGCCTTTGATCCGGAGCGCGTCGCGCTCGCCAAAAGCCACGCCATCGAGGGGATCAGGCGCCAGAACGACGATCCCAAGGGAATCGCGGGAAGGGAGCTTGCCCGGGCCATCTACGCCGGCCACCCGCTCGGACGTATCCCCACCATAGCCACGGTGAACGCCATCACCCGTCAGGACCTGATCGACTACCACCGGCGCTACTTCTACCCGGCCAACATGATCGTGGCGGTCTCCGGTGACTTCGACCGGGCGGAGCTTCTCAAGAAGCTCGAGGGCCTCTTCGGCGACTGGCCCAACCAGACCGCGCCCTTCCCGGCGGTCCCCGCTCCCCGCGAGGAGATGACCCCGGCGGTACTGCACGTGCAGAAAGAGGTGAACCAGTCGGTGATCCGCATGGGGCACCTGGGGATCGACAAGAACAACCCGGACCTCTACGCCCTCAAGGTGATGGAATACATCCTGGGGGGGGGCTTCACCTCGCGTCTCACCCAGGAGATCCGCTCCAACCAGGGGCTTGCCTACAACGTTGACGCCTACTTCGAGGTCGGGCGCCGGTTCAAAGGCCCCTTCATCGCCGAGACCGAGACCAAGGTGGATTCCACGGCGCGGACCATCAAGCTGCTCGACTCGATCATCAACGGCATGACCCAGAGCGAGGTGTCCGAGGCGGAGCTCAAGCTCGCCAAGGATTCCATCATCAACTCCTTCATCTTCGCCTTCGAGAAGAGCAGCTCCGTGGTGACCCAGCAGGCGCGCCTCGAGTTCTACGGCTATCCCAAGGGGTACCTCGAGAACTACCGCGACAACATAGCCCGCGTCACCCGCGCCGACGTGCTGCGCGTGGCGAAAAAGTACCTCGCCCCGGAAAATATGAAGCTCGTGGTGGTGGGGGACCAGAAGAAATTCGACCAGCCTCTTTCCACTTTCGGGAAGGTGCAGGAAATAAAGCTGAACAACAACTAA
- a CDS encoding RCKP-type rubredoxin-like domain-containing protein, with product MATWKCKSCGFTKEGRCKPQKCPQCQEKGNFEKAEE from the coding sequence ATGGCAACGTGGAAATGCAAGAGCTGTGGATTCACCAAGGAAGGTCGCTGCAAGCCGCAGAAGTGCCCCCAGTGCCAGGAGAAGGGGAACTTCGAGAAGGCGGAGGAATAA
- the scpB gene encoding methylmalonyl-CoA decarboxylase, translated as MAVINTQLKDNIGTITFNDPEHRNILSSTMIDEMLQSIGALQKGKMRVLVIRAPAGSKVWSAGHDVHELPLPGRDPLSYHDPLVTVLRSIQSLPIPVIAMIEGSVWGGACDLALSCDILIGCPTTSFCMTPAKIGVPYNVSGILHFMNIMGVNFAKEMFFTAEPLSAEQANRAGLLNHLVEAAELADFTYSMAHQITRNSPLSIGVIKEQIRLLASAHPLSPLTFERVQGLRRTVYDSKDYAEGIKAFLEKRAPVFTGE; from the coding sequence ATGGCGGTCATCAACACGCAGCTAAAGGACAACATCGGGACCATCACCTTCAACGATCCGGAACATCGCAACATCCTGAGCAGCACCATGATCGACGAGATGCTGCAGTCGATCGGCGCGCTGCAGAAGGGGAAGATGCGGGTCCTGGTGATCCGGGCCCCGGCGGGTTCCAAGGTCTGGTCGGCCGGGCACGACGTGCACGAGTTGCCGCTTCCCGGGCGCGACCCGCTTTCGTATCACGACCCCCTGGTGACCGTGCTCCGTTCGATCCAGAGCCTCCCGATCCCGGTCATTGCCATGATCGAGGGGAGCGTCTGGGGCGGGGCCTGCGACCTTGCCCTTTCCTGCGACATCCTGATCGGCTGCCCGACCACGTCGTTCTGCATGACCCCGGCGAAGATCGGCGTCCCCTACAACGTCTCCGGCATCCTGCATTTCATGAACATCATGGGGGTGAACTTCGCCAAGGAGATGTTCTTCACCGCGGAGCCGCTCTCGGCGGAGCAGGCGAACCGGGCGGGCCTTCTGAACCACCTGGTGGAAGCCGCGGAGCTTGCGGACTTCACCTATTCAATGGCGCACCAGATCACGAGGAACAGTCCGCTCAGTATCGGGGTGATCAAGGAGCAGATCCGGCTCCTCGCGAGCGCCCATCCCCTCTCGCCGCTCACTTTCGAACGGGTGCAGGGGCTCAGGCGGACCGTCTACGACAGCAAGGATTACGCGGAGGGGATCAAGGCGTTTTTGGAGAAAAGAGCGCCGGTCTTCACCGGCGAATAG
- a CDS encoding alpha-amylase family glycosyl hydrolase, protein MKQRFINSDYFPFQIQISAACGDRIDLRGTLEELGDVPGIIYARRVAAKLNKGLQAHETPIQPGLLHLYSTLSRVYRYVAGQYCAKQQPGVLAATAAQAGYPGFTGDAEATLRRFMELFPSQRMVLDEDTPDGFLSGDDDEQGRRQALSAELLLMLLNGENRALDQFRRLFDASELAGSSQYLKVATDIDRGLAKAPPFEPIGVPLPELLRAPMKASPDSLAGQIAYIREHWGAILPPELLTELVTALDIVSQEGRAFFGGPGEPKVLRFGRDAQGGEEYPEYERFSRDADWMSNVVMIAKMVYVWLGQLSKTYGVEVNTLDQIPDAELDRLARYGFSALWLIGIWERSPSSQTIKRIAGNQEAISSAYSLYDYIIAHDLGGEGALDNLRRRCAARGIRLASDMVPNHTGLYSKWTVEHPDWFIQLDYPPYPDYQFNGPDLSPDGRIGLFIEDGYWDKRDAAVVFKHLDRGNGRVRYIYHGNDGTSTPWNDTAQLNYLIPEVREAVINTILHVARQTPIIRFDAAMTLAKKHYQRLWYPLPGHGSGVPSRAEHGMDRASFDQVFPEEFWREVVDRVAAEAPDTLLLAEAFWLMEGYFVRTLGMHRVYNSAFMNMLKMEENAKYRQTLKNVLEFEPEILKRFVNFMNNPDERTAVEQFGKEGKYFGATVLLVTMPGLPMFGHGQIEGFHEKYGMEYRRAYWDEPVDQHFVARHESDIFPLMRRRHIFSGSEQFTLYDFYSGHSVNENVFAYSNRNDGDRGLILYHNAYATTSGWIRTSCAVLRKTAEGGTSLAQTTLGESLGFKGDGRHYYSFRDYASGLSYLRNGRDLCDRGLYVEMGGYEYHAFLDFREIYDDDYGTWGALCYRMNGAGVENLDDEVKKVRYASLHEALRAVLVKAAVVLQEPGVAPPVRLGPLEPLLAGFYKALAPQAPDKSHRALLAAFGTELTEALAAKAGGELLPAEWVLLCAYLALHRTGDLAGTGTWGLFEELGLVHPVVQAFQSLPPADPEQLIDLPPKSFGKLLGLMLRHDTFLAQCRELGAVRCCTALFSDPVAARFLYLHESGGAQWFNKERFELLLSWLLKVEPFAGRGDAAQEKAEVARKKAGVALEKPEGRKETGVKEPTGEALVALLKESAAAAGYRLDQLMNLLQTGF, encoded by the coding sequence ATGAAGCAGAGGTTTATTAACTCGGACTATTTCCCCTTTCAGATACAGATTTCGGCCGCCTGCGGCGACCGCATCGACCTGCGCGGCACGCTCGAGGAGTTGGGCGATGTGCCGGGCATCATCTACGCGAGGCGGGTGGCCGCGAAGCTCAACAAGGGGCTGCAGGCGCACGAAACACCCATCCAGCCTGGGCTTTTGCATCTCTACTCCACGCTGAGCCGCGTCTATCGCTATGTGGCCGGGCAGTACTGCGCAAAGCAGCAGCCGGGGGTGCTCGCGGCGACGGCGGCCCAGGCGGGATACCCGGGCTTTACCGGTGACGCCGAAGCAACGCTGCGGCGTTTCATGGAACTCTTCCCCTCACAGCGCATGGTGCTCGATGAGGACACCCCGGACGGCTTTCTCTCCGGGGACGACGACGAGCAGGGACGCCGCCAAGCCCTCTCGGCGGAACTTCTCCTCATGCTGTTAAACGGCGAGAACCGGGCCTTGGACCAGTTCCGCCGGCTCTTCGACGCCTCTGAACTCGCCGGCTCCTCTCAGTACCTTAAGGTAGCCACCGACATCGACCGAGGCCTTGCCAAGGCTCCTCCTTTCGAGCCGATCGGGGTGCCGCTGCCGGAGCTTTTGCGCGCCCCGATGAAGGCCTCTCCCGATTCACTCGCCGGGCAGATCGCCTACATCAGGGAGCACTGGGGCGCCATCCTTCCCCCGGAGCTTTTGACCGAGCTCGTCACCGCCCTCGACATCGTCTCCCAGGAGGGGCGTGCCTTCTTCGGCGGCCCGGGCGAGCCCAAGGTGCTCCGCTTCGGCAGGGATGCGCAGGGGGGCGAGGAGTACCCGGAGTACGAACGCTTCTCGCGCGACGCCGACTGGATGTCCAACGTCGTCATGATCGCCAAGATGGTCTACGTCTGGCTCGGCCAGCTCTCGAAGACCTACGGCGTCGAGGTGAACACGCTGGACCAGATCCCCGACGCGGAGCTCGACCGCCTCGCCCGTTACGGGTTCAGCGCGCTCTGGCTGATCGGCATCTGGGAGCGATCTCCCTCCTCGCAGACCATAAAGAGGATCGCCGGGAACCAGGAGGCGATCAGCTCGGCGTACTCCCTCTACGACTACATCATCGCCCATGACCTGGGCGGAGAAGGGGCGCTGGACAACCTGAGGCGGCGCTGCGCCGCCCGCGGCATCCGCCTTGCGAGCGACATGGTCCCGAACCACACCGGACTCTACTCCAAATGGACCGTGGAGCACCCGGACTGGTTCATCCAGCTCGACTACCCGCCGTACCCCGACTACCAGTTCAACGGCCCGGACCTCTCCCCGGACGGGCGCATCGGCCTCTTCATCGAGGACGGTTACTGGGACAAGCGCGACGCCGCCGTCGTCTTCAAGCACCTGGACCGCGGCAACGGGCGCGTGCGCTACATCTACCACGGCAACGACGGGACCTCGACCCCCTGGAACGACACCGCGCAGCTGAACTACCTGATCCCGGAGGTGCGCGAGGCGGTGATCAACACCATCCTCCACGTGGCGCGCCAGACCCCCATCATCCGCTTCGACGCAGCCATGACGCTTGCCAAGAAGCACTACCAGCGCCTTTGGTATCCGCTGCCGGGCCACGGCTCCGGCGTTCCGTCGCGCGCCGAGCACGGCATGGACCGCGCGAGCTTCGACCAGGTCTTTCCGGAGGAGTTCTGGCGCGAGGTGGTGGACCGGGTCGCGGCCGAGGCGCCGGACACCTTGCTCCTCGCCGAGGCCTTCTGGCTCATGGAAGGGTATTTCGTGAGGACGCTCGGGATGCACCGGGTCTACAACTCGGCCTTCATGAACATGCTGAAGATGGAGGAGAACGCCAAGTACCGTCAGACCTTGAAGAACGTGCTGGAGTTCGAGCCTGAGATCCTGAAGCGCTTCGTGAACTTCATGAACAACCCGGACGAGAGAACCGCGGTCGAGCAGTTCGGCAAGGAAGGGAAGTACTTCGGGGCGACCGTACTCCTCGTCACCATGCCCGGTCTTCCCATGTTCGGCCACGGTCAGATCGAGGGCTTCCACGAGAAGTACGGCATGGAGTACCGCCGGGCCTACTGGGACGAGCCGGTGGACCAGCACTTCGTGGCGCGCCACGAAAGCGACATCTTCCCGCTCATGCGGCGGCGTCACATCTTCTCGGGGAGCGAACAGTTCACCCTGTACGATTTCTATTCCGGCCACAGCGTGAACGAGAACGTCTTCGCCTATTCCAACCGCAACGACGGCGACCGCGGCCTCATCCTCTATCACAATGCCTACGCCACGACCTCCGGGTGGATCCGTACCTCCTGCGCCGTCTTGAGAAAAACCGCGGAAGGGGGGACCTCTCTCGCGCAGACCACGCTTGGCGAGTCGCTCGGCTTCAAGGGGGACGGCCGCCACTACTACAGCTTCCGCGACTACGCCTCGGGGCTTAGCTACCTGAGAAACGGACGCGACCTGTGCGACCGGGGGCTCTACGTCGAGATGGGCGGCTACGAGTACCATGCCTTCCTGGATTTCCGGGAGATATACGACGACGATTACGGGACCTGGGGTGCGCTCTGCTACCGCATGAACGGAGCCGGAGTTGAGAACCTGGACGACGAGGTGAAGAAGGTCCGCTACGCTTCCCTCCACGAGGCGCTTAGGGCGGTTCTCGTCAAGGCCGCCGTGGTGCTCCAGGAGCCTGGCGTGGCGCCGCCGGTCCGCCTTGGGCCGTTGGAGCCGCTCCTGGCCGGCTTCTACAAGGCGCTGGCGCCTCAGGCACCTGATAAGTCCCATCGCGCCCTCCTCGCAGCTTTCGGTACCGAGCTTACCGAGGCGCTCGCCGCGAAGGCGGGAGGGGAGCTTCTCCCCGCCGAGTGGGTCCTGTTATGCGCCTATCTTGCACTGCACCGGACCGGAGACCTCGCCGGGACCGGGACGTGGGGGCTCTTCGAAGAGCTCGGCCTGGTGCATCCAGTGGTGCAGGCCTTCCAGTCGCTGCCGCCTGCCGATCCGGAGCAGTTGATCGACCTGCCGCCGAAGAGCTTCGGAAAACTCCTAGGGCTCATGCTGCGGCACGATACCTTCCTGGCGCAGTGCCGCGAGCTGGGCGCCGTGCGCTGCTGCACCGCGCTCTTCTCCGATCCGGTGGCGGCCCGCTTCCTGTACCTGCACGAAAGCGGCGGCGCCCAGTGGTTCAACAAGGAGCGCTTCGAGCTTTTGCTGTCGTGGCTGCTTAAGGTTGAGCCGTTCGCAGGCAGGGGGGACGCTGCGCAGGAAAAAGCCGAAGTTGCTCGGAAAAAGGCTGGAGTCGCGCTGGAAAAGCCGGAAGGCAGGAAGGAAACGGGGGTGAAGGAGCCCACCGGGGAGGCGCTTGTCGCCCTCCTGAAGGAGAGTGCCGCCGCGGCGGGTTACCGGCTCGATCAGCTAATGAATTTGCTGCAGACCGGTTTCTGA
- the mltG gene encoding endolytic transglycosylase MltG, producing MFRKQRRLCIALLLIVILVPITRFTRFLLFPAGDGKRVEIVELSRGRSLRAFAADLEARRIITSARLFVFYARMKGGDARLKAGPYQLDDGLRPGQILAKMIAGDVYLRLFALPQGYSSYQAAEMLEKRGIFTRESFLAACSDRTLLKEMGIDAPSAEGYLFPGSYNILPGRNERDVVREMIKRQKEVLAGSVDGRAKAKGLSMREVLVLASMVEKEAVLPQEKPLIAAVFRNRLKIGMRLQSDPTALYGVRAFAGKVSRDDILKPTPYNTYLIPGLPPGPIGNPGKDAIEAVLTPAAVPYLYFVARGDGSHHFSNDLASHNDAVNRYLKAPSAAPRGGAR from the coding sequence ATGTTCCGTAAGCAGCGCAGACTCTGCATCGCGCTGCTGCTGATAGTCATCCTGGTTCCCATCACCCGTTTCACCAGGTTTCTCTTGTTTCCCGCCGGCGACGGCAAGCGCGTGGAAATAGTGGAACTGAGCAGAGGACGCTCGCTGCGCGCCTTCGCCGCCGACCTCGAGGCGCGGCGCATCATCACCAGCGCCCGACTCTTCGTATTTTACGCCCGCATGAAAGGGGGCGACGCGCGTCTCAAGGCAGGTCCGTACCAGCTCGACGATGGGTTGCGACCGGGACAGATCCTCGCCAAGATGATCGCCGGCGACGTCTATCTGCGACTTTTCGCGCTCCCGCAAGGGTACTCGAGCTACCAGGCTGCCGAGATGCTCGAAAAGCGGGGGATCTTCACCAGGGAGAGCTTCCTCGCTGCTTGTAGCGACCGGACGCTCCTGAAGGAGATGGGGATCGACGCACCGAGTGCCGAAGGGTACCTCTTTCCGGGCAGCTACAACATCCTCCCCGGCAGAAACGAGCGTGACGTGGTGCGCGAGATGATCAAGCGGCAGAAAGAGGTGCTTGCCGGATCGGTCGACGGACGGGCCAAGGCGAAGGGGTTGTCGATGCGGGAAGTGCTCGTCCTTGCCTCGATGGTGGAAAAGGAGGCCGTGCTCCCGCAGGAGAAGCCCCTCATCGCCGCCGTGTTCCGCAACCGCCTCAAGATCGGCATGAGACTGCAGAGCGATCCCACGGCACTCTACGGCGTGCGCGCCTTCGCCGGCAAGGTGAGCCGCGACGACATCCTGAAGCCGACCCCTTACAACACCTATCTCATCCCGGGGCTTCCCCCCGGCCCGATCGGCAACCCGGGCAAGGATGCCATAGAGGCGGTGCTGACCCCCGCTGCGGTCCCTTACCTCTACTTCGTGGCACGCGGCGACGGCAGCCACCACTTCTCGAACGACCTCGCGTCGCACAACGACGCGGTCAACAGGTACCTTAAGGCGCCGAGCGCGGCACCCCGGGGAGGAGCCAGATGA